Proteins from one Cellulosilyticum lentocellum DSM 5427 genomic window:
- a CDS encoding X2-like carbohydrate binding domain-containing protein — MKKNGLRGLVQALVMFVMITSSSIIFAATDANHPGFRVEGRFLYDNQGEKTILYGINKMVVWMDKDGQPSFSEIAKTGANCVRIVWTTKDGTAEELDTAIRNCRAEHMIPMVELHDATGDFSKLTSLIDWWVDPDTVNVIKKHEEYLLINIGNEVGDANVSDTTFTNGYIEAVTRMRAAGIHVPLIIDASTWGQDINKLQACGPDILAADPDSNLMFSAHLWWPYMYGHSDQKVIDELTESANMGLPLVIGEFANQWEQTTQGQIPYKTIMEYCAKLEIGYLIWSWGPGNNPQTFLDMTTDGTFDTMQDWAKEMVFENQYALANLAEKPASMLTSLPAGMPNEPLPSGNLAQGKTVTYSTKESSAFEGNCITDGDLSTRWASDANSQTDWVCIDLGETKEINEVLIKWENAYATQYQIQVSNDANTWTDVYRTYNGKGGSEDISISASGRYIRIYCTQKYGYTWGYSIYEVGIYGPESKEAASVSPTVAVFDKNVTNQEDLVFTLDSKANILVSVKNGSAILNRGSDYVISGETLTITKEYLANLEKGTIQLTLVYDSGVNPVMNIAIGDTSPISSLSPSRVEFNKKNGADKDITITLNNSNNTLFGIFNGTQSLVEGIDYSVNGKAVIISKSYLATLTLGTTNLKFNFEKGTDLSLMVVVTDSSESSVLVATTAAFEKAAQADINATMILNGNTLASILNGEVALVEGTDYTVNNSTAIISKDYLKTLSIGQTTLTFVFSAGANATLTVTVTNTVPDSAITPTLGEFDIAVPKDMMIELMLNGNTFEKITNGSYTLVKGVDYTINETTITLSKNYLATLKMGTSLLTFVFSGGSNQKLSIKIQDTSTVPPTTHLQVTFNNCNLSEKTNSLMPRFKVTNTGADAIDLSDVRLRYYFTTDGNQENFFWCDWSQVGNSNVKGTFVKMDNPTEAADCYLEISFLEAAGSIMPNTTIDLQCRFAKSDWTNYNQANDYSFNNNGFDYKTWDKITLYYNDSLISGIEP; from the coding sequence ATGAAGAAAAATGGTTTACGAGGTTTAGTCCAAGCACTAGTTATGTTTGTAATGATTACAAGCAGTAGTATTATTTTTGCTGCTACTGATGCGAACCACCCAGGTTTTAGAGTAGAGGGCAGGTTTCTTTATGATAACCAGGGTGAAAAAACGATTCTTTATGGCATTAATAAGATGGTTGTATGGATGGATAAAGATGGACAACCATCCTTTTCTGAAATTGCTAAAACGGGTGCTAATTGTGTGAGAATCGTATGGACAACGAAAGACGGTACAGCAGAAGAATTAGATACTGCCATTAGGAACTGTCGTGCAGAGCATATGATTCCTATGGTAGAACTTCATGATGCTACTGGTGACTTTAGTAAGCTAACAAGCTTAATAGATTGGTGGGTTGATCCTGATACTGTAAATGTCATTAAGAAGCATGAAGAATACCTTCTAATTAATATTGGTAACGAAGTTGGTGATGCAAATGTTTCTGATACAACATTTACAAATGGATATATTGAAGCTGTTACTAGAATGAGAGCAGCAGGTATTCATGTTCCGTTGATTATAGATGCTTCGACTTGGGGACAAGATATTAATAAACTTCAAGCATGTGGCCCAGACATTTTAGCCGCCGACCCAGATTCAAACTTAATGTTTTCAGCACATTTATGGTGGCCTTATATGTATGGTCATTCTGATCAAAAAGTAATTGATGAACTTACAGAATCTGCTAATATGGGACTTCCACTTGTTATAGGTGAGTTTGCTAATCAATGGGAACAAACGACGCAGGGGCAAATTCCTTATAAAACAATTATGGAATATTGCGCTAAGCTTGAAATCGGTTATTTAATTTGGTCATGGGGGCCTGGTAATAATCCACAGACATTCCTTGATATGACCACTGATGGTACATTTGATACAATGCAAGACTGGGCAAAAGAAATGGTTTTTGAGAATCAGTATGCCCTTGCAAATCTTGCTGAAAAGCCAGCTTCTATGCTAACGAGCCTCCCAGCAGGAATGCCTAATGAACCACTACCTAGTGGTAATCTAGCTCAAGGAAAAACTGTAACCTATTCTACAAAAGAAAGTAGTGCTTTTGAAGGGAATTGTATTACAGATGGTGACCTAAGTACACGCTGGGCATCTGATGCAAATTCTCAAACAGATTGGGTATGCATCGATTTAGGAGAAACAAAAGAGATTAATGAAGTACTTATCAAATGGGAAAATGCTTATGCAACACAATACCAAATTCAAGTTTCTAACGATGCAAATACTTGGACCGATGTTTATAGAACATATAATGGAAAAGGTGGTAGTGAAGATATCTCTATTTCAGCTTCTGGACGTTATATAAGAATTTACTGTACGCAAAAGTATGGCTATACCTGGGGGTACTCTATTTATGAAGTTGGTATTTACGGGCCAGAATCCAAAGAAGCTGCTTCTGTTTCTCCAACAGTTGCAGTGTTTGATAAGAATGTAACAAATCAAGAGGATTTAGTGTTTACATTAGATTCAAAAGCCAACATATTGGTTTCAGTTAAAAATGGCAGTGCTATTTTAAATAGAGGTTCTGATTATGTGATTTCTGGAGAGACATTAACCATTACAAAAGAGTATCTTGCAAACCTTGAAAAAGGTACAATCCAATTAACATTAGTTTATGATAGTGGCGTAAATCCTGTTATGAATATTGCGATTGGAGATACATCACCTATTTCTTCTTTAAGTCCAAGTAGAGTAGAATTCAATAAGAAAAATGGTGCAGATAAAGATATTACCATTACATTAAACAATAGCAATAATACGTTATTTGGTATTTTTAATGGCACTCAATCTTTAGTAGAAGGTATAGATTATAGTGTAAATGGTAAAGCGGTTATCATTTCTAAATCATATTTAGCGACACTAACACTTGGTACGACAAATCTTAAATTTAACTTTGAAAAAGGAACAGATTTAAGTTTAATGGTTGTTGTTACCGATTCATCTGAAAGCTCAGTACTAGTGGCTACAACTGCTGCATTTGAAAAAGCAGCACAAGCTGATATAAATGCAACCATGATATTAAATGGTAATACGTTAGCATCTATTTTAAATGGTGAAGTAGCATTAGTAGAAGGTACTGATTATACAGTTAATAATAGCACCGCAATCATTTCTAAGGATTATCTTAAGACATTATCTATAGGTCAAACAACATTAACATTTGTTTTTAGTGCAGGTGCAAATGCTACATTAACTGTTACAGTTACCAATACAGTGCCTGACTCTGCTATTACACCTACTTTAGGAGAATTCGATATAGCAGTACCTAAAGATATGATGATTGAATTAATGCTTAATGGAAATACATTTGAAAAAATAACAAATGGTAGCTACACGTTAGTTAAAGGTGTGGATTATACAATTAATGAGACAACCATTACTTTAAGTAAAAATTATCTGGCAACTTTAAAAATGGGTACATCATTACTTACTTTTGTATTTAGTGGCGGTTCTAACCAAAAGCTTTCAATAAAAATTCAAGATACCTCAACTGTTCCGCCTACAACTCATCTACAAGTCACATTCAACAACTGCAATTTGAGCGAGAAAACAAATTCCTTAATGCCAAGATTTAAAGTTACAAACACAGGGGCTGATGCAATTGATTTATCCGATGTAAGGTTACGTTATTACTTTACAACAGATGGCAATCAAGAAAATTTCTTCTGGTGTGACTGGTCTCAAGTTGGAAATTCCAATGTTAAAGGAACATTTGTAAAAATGGACAATCCAACAGAAGCAGCAGATTGCTACTTAGAAATTAGCTTTTTAGAAGCTGCTGGAAGTATTATGCCAAATACAACCATCGATTTACAATGTAGATTTGCAAAGTCAGATTGGACTAATTACAATCAAGCAAATGACTATTCTTTCAATAATAATGGTTTTGATTATAAGACCTGGGATAAAATTACACTTTATTATAACGATAGCTTGATTTCTGGTATAGAGCCATAA
- a CDS encoding translation factor GTPase family protein, producing the protein MKKLVIGILAHVDAGKTTLSESMLYLSGKIRKLGRVDNQDAYLDTYDLEKARGITIFSKQAMFEVAEAQITLLDTPGHVDFSAEMERTLQVLDYAILVINGADGVQGHTRTLWRLLATYQIPVFLFVNKMDQQGTDKEKLIEELKKCLDDRCIEFGQERTAAFYDQLAMCDEALMEAYLETEHIDTLQIMKGIKERKVFPCFFGSALKLEGVENFMQSIVKYASMPSYPEAFGSKIFKIARDEQGNRLTYMKLTGGRLKVRDTLINHTWEEKVNQIRLYSGQKFEAVNEVEAGSICAVTGLTQTSPGEGLGIESDSSAPVLAPVLAYQIMLPEGYDPRLMLPKLRQFEEEDPQLHIVWDEQLQEIQAQIMGEVQIEILQTLIESRFGVHVTFDSGRIVYKETIANTVEGVGHFEPLRHYAEVHLLLEPGQRGSGLRFALGCSEDVLEKNWQRLVLSHLEEKVHKGVLTGSAITDMKITLVSGRAHKKHTEGGDFREATFRAVRQGLKQAESVLLEPYYTFQLEVPEKMVGRAMTDIEKMFGTCEISQTDGEWVTLVGSAPVVTMRNYQKEVVAYTKGHGRLFCTLKGYEPCHNAEEVIENIGYDSERDIENPTGSVFCTQGSGFLVTWDEVKDYMHLESYLQQEKETLSKEIAKHQDLLTEEKWIGLEEIDQIMNRTFYANQGEKSAWKKRKTARESYYKPVGYTMNQNQDKKEEYLLVDGYNIIFAWPELKELANENMDGARIKLLESLCNYQGIRKCQIIVVFDAYRVQGHRVEMIEYHNIYMVYTKEAQTADHYIEKFVHDHKTKYHVTVATSDGLEQIIIRGQGCALLSARELKEEIESANEKMMQAYKEKQVVERNYLVDALPPEIKQQIEKRP; encoded by the coding sequence ATGAAAAAATTAGTCATTGGAATATTAGCACATGTAGATGCGGGTAAAACAACCTTATCGGAAAGTATGCTTTATTTAAGCGGGAAAATTCGTAAACTGGGAAGAGTGGATAATCAAGATGCTTATTTAGATACTTATGACTTAGAAAAGGCAAGGGGAATTACCATTTTTTCTAAACAAGCAATGTTTGAAGTAGCTGAAGCTCAGATTACTTTGTTAGATACCCCAGGACATGTAGATTTTTCGGCTGAAATGGAGCGAACACTTCAAGTATTAGATTATGCCATTTTAGTGATTAATGGTGCAGATGGTGTGCAAGGGCATACCAGAACATTATGGAGACTTCTTGCTACGTATCAAATACCAGTTTTTCTATTCGTTAATAAAATGGATCAACAGGGGACGGATAAGGAGAAATTAATAGAAGAATTAAAAAAGTGTCTAGATGATAGGTGTATTGAGTTTGGACAAGAGCGTACAGCAGCTTTTTACGACCAGTTGGCCATGTGTGATGAAGCACTGATGGAAGCTTATTTAGAAACAGAGCATATTGATACTTTACAAATTATGAAGGGTATAAAAGAACGCAAGGTATTTCCATGCTTTTTTGGTTCAGCTTTAAAATTAGAAGGTGTAGAAAACTTTATGCAAAGTATTGTCAAATATGCTAGTATGCCTTCTTATCCAGAAGCCTTTGGATCAAAGATATTTAAAATAGCTAGGGATGAGCAAGGTAATCGCCTGACTTATATGAAGCTTACAGGCGGAAGACTTAAGGTGAGAGACACTTTAATAAATCATACTTGGGAAGAAAAAGTGAATCAGATTCGTTTATATTCAGGACAAAAGTTCGAGGCAGTGAATGAGGTAGAGGCAGGTTCTATATGTGCAGTAACAGGACTTACTCAAACTAGTCCAGGAGAAGGTTTAGGGATAGAAAGTGATTCATCTGCCCCTGTGTTAGCCCCTGTATTAGCTTATCAGATTATGCTTCCAGAAGGCTATGATCCAAGACTTATGCTACCTAAATTGCGTCAGTTTGAAGAAGAGGATCCACAGCTGCATATTGTTTGGGATGAACAGTTACAGGAAATTCAAGCACAGATTATGGGAGAAGTCCAAATCGAAATTTTACAAACGCTTATAGAAAGCCGTTTTGGTGTCCATGTAACATTTGATTCGGGAAGAATCGTTTATAAAGAAACCATTGCAAATACAGTAGAAGGTGTAGGGCATTTTGAACCATTAAGACATTATGCGGAAGTTCACTTATTACTGGAGCCTGGACAGCGAGGAAGTGGTCTTCGATTTGCATTGGGATGCAGTGAAGATGTGCTAGAAAAGAATTGGCAGAGACTTGTCTTATCTCATTTAGAGGAAAAAGTTCATAAAGGCGTACTCACCGGCTCAGCTATCACAGATATGAAAATAACGTTAGTCTCAGGACGAGCACATAAAAAGCATACAGAGGGTGGTGACTTTAGAGAAGCTACCTTTCGTGCAGTACGTCAAGGTTTAAAGCAAGCAGAATCTGTTTTATTAGAGCCGTATTATACTTTTCAGTTAGAAGTACCTGAGAAAATGGTAGGACGAGCTATGACTGATATTGAGAAGATGTTTGGCACATGCGAAATTTCACAAACAGATGGTGAGTGGGTGACCCTAGTAGGGAGCGCACCGGTTGTTACCATGAGAAACTATCAGAAGGAAGTAGTTGCATACACTAAAGGCCATGGTAGACTATTTTGTACACTAAAAGGATATGAGCCATGTCATAATGCAGAAGAAGTTATAGAAAATATAGGTTATGATTCTGAAAGAGATATAGAGAATCCAACAGGTTCTGTATTTTGTACTCAAGGCAGCGGATTTTTAGTAACTTGGGACGAAGTAAAAGACTACATGCATCTTGAAAGTTATCTGCAACAGGAAAAAGAAACGCTATCAAAAGAAATAGCGAAGCATCAGGATTTACTGACAGAAGAGAAATGGATTGGTTTAGAAGAAATTGATCAAATTATGAATAGAACTTTTTATGCGAATCAAGGAGAAAAATCTGCTTGGAAAAAACGTAAAACAGCTCGTGAAAGCTATTATAAGCCTGTTGGTTATACAATGAACCAAAACCAAGATAAAAAAGAAGAATATCTTCTTGTAGATGGTTATAATATTATCTTTGCATGGCCTGAATTAAAGGAGCTGGCCAATGAAAATATGGATGGTGCCAGAATAAAATTATTGGAGAGCTTATGTAATTATCAAGGCATCCGAAAATGTCAGATTATCGTTGTGTTTGATGCTTATCGTGTTCAAGGACATCGAGTGGAAATGATTGAGTATCATAATATCTATATGGTATATACGAAGGAAGCACAAACAGCAGACCATTATATTGAAAAGTTTGTACATGATCACAAGACAAAGTATCATGTAACAGTAGCAACCTCAGATGGATTAGAGCAAATTATCATTAGAGGGCAAGGATGTGCCTTATTGTCTGCTAGAGAGCTGAAGGAAGAAATCGAAAGCGCTAATGAAAAAATGATGCAAGCGTATAAGGAAAAACAAGTAGTGGAGCGTAATTATTTAGTGGATGCATTACCTCCTGAAATCAAGCAGCAGATAGAGAAACGTCCGTAA
- a CDS encoding DUF4491 family protein: MNFQGIIIGVMAFFIIGVFHPIVIASEYYVGKKIWPLFLIVGILCIGISLFIENNTISAIVGVIGFSSLWSIHEVIEQEERVKKGWFPNNPNKSKHMKVE; the protein is encoded by the coding sequence ATGAATTTTCAAGGTATAATAATAGGAGTAATGGCTTTTTTTATTATAGGTGTTTTTCATCCCATAGTGATTGCATCAGAATATTACGTTGGAAAAAAGATATGGCCACTTTTTTTGATTGTGGGAATATTATGTATTGGTATATCTTTATTTATTGAGAATAATACAATTTCAGCAATAGTAGGGGTAATAGGCTTTTCTTCACTGTGGAGTATACATGAGGTCATAGAACAGGAAGAACGCGTTAAAAAAGGATGGTTTCCCAATAATCCTAATAAAAGTAAACATATGAAAGTGGAATAA
- a CDS encoding pyridoxamine 5'-phosphate oxidase family protein → MRKKDREVTNKEELLNIISKCEYCRVGFCYDNIPYIVPMNFGYTYENDQLVLYFHSGLEGKKLEMIKQNNNVCFQMDCSCELVHSDIACKYTMKFESIIGQGKMYILTEEQEKIEVLQHVMKKYAPDKVFEFEGKHARIILGLKLVVEEFTGKRSTKGGTVG, encoded by the coding sequence ATGAGAAAGAAAGATAGAGAGGTTACCAATAAAGAAGAGCTTTTAAATATTATAAGCAAATGTGAGTATTGTAGAGTGGGTTTTTGCTATGATAATATCCCGTATATTGTGCCTATGAATTTTGGTTATACATATGAAAATGATCAACTTGTACTTTATTTCCATAGTGGGCTAGAAGGTAAAAAATTAGAAATGATTAAGCAAAATAACAATGTTTGTTTTCAAATGGATTGTTCTTGCGAACTCGTTCACAGTGATATTGCTTGTAAATATACTATGAAATTTGAAAGTATTATAGGGCAAGGGAAAATGTATATTTTGACAGAGGAACAAGAGAAAATAGAAGTGCTTCAACACGTTATGAAAAAATATGCACCTGATAAAGTTTTCGAATTTGAAGGAAAGCATGCAAGAATCATCCTAGGATTAAAATTAGTAGTAGAAGAATTTACAGGTAAGCGTTCTACCAAGGGTGGAACAGTAGGATAA
- a CDS encoding Na+/H+ antiporter NhaC family protein — protein MDAIDVGWLSILPPVIAIVLALITKEVISSLIVGIFSGTLIYAFSTGGGIVKATDVTLTLMGEKLGDNTSIILFLGFLGALVAVITMAGGSRAYGEWAGNKIKTKKGAQLGTSLLGTLIFIDDYFNCLTIGTVMRPVIDKHHISRAKLAYIIDATAAPICIIAPISSWAASVISQMNGLEVNGQALNGMETFMATIPYNLYAILTLIMVVVLCVTNIEFGPMAKFEEEARNNKGNLSVGMDQEGGDEFARMKISSKGSVFDLIIPIAALIIFAILSMLYIGGYFEGGMTLAEGFGNTDAGIALAIAGFGALVVAFILFVPRQILDFKEFMEGITIGVKSMVGAFIILTLAWTISGVCRDLLGTGEFVGELVRQSHMPAALIPAIVFLVAGALAFAMGTSWGTFGILIPIVTMVCGSVAPELVTAALAATLAGAVFGDHCSPISDTTILSSTGAGCKHIDHVSSQIPYTLVVAACCFVGYLIAGFTANVWLTLGSSIALLGIILAILSRRNKK, from the coding sequence ATGGACGCAATTGATGTAGGCTGGTTATCGATTTTACCACCTGTTATCGCTATTGTATTAGCGTTAATAACAAAAGAGGTTATTTCCTCATTAATTGTAGGTATTTTTTCAGGAACACTTATTTATGCCTTTAGTACAGGTGGCGGTATTGTTAAAGCAACAGATGTAACCCTTACCCTTATGGGAGAAAAATTAGGTGATAATACATCAATTATTTTATTTTTAGGATTTTTAGGGGCATTAGTAGCTGTTATTACTATGGCTGGTGGTTCTAGGGCCTACGGAGAATGGGCAGGAAATAAAATTAAAACTAAAAAAGGGGCACAGTTAGGAACTTCTCTTTTAGGTACCTTAATTTTTATAGATGATTATTTTAACTGTTTGACAATTGGTACAGTAATGAGACCAGTAATAGATAAACATCATATTTCTAGAGCAAAGCTAGCTTATATTATTGATGCAACAGCAGCACCCATTTGTATTATTGCACCTATTTCTTCTTGGGCAGCTTCAGTTATTTCTCAAATGAATGGGTTAGAAGTGAATGGGCAAGCACTTAATGGAATGGAAACTTTTATGGCAACTATTCCTTATAACCTTTATGCAATTTTAACTTTAATCATGGTGGTTGTACTTTGTGTTACTAATATTGAATTTGGTCCTATGGCAAAGTTTGAAGAAGAAGCTAGAAATAATAAAGGTAACTTAAGTGTCGGAATGGATCAAGAAGGTGGAGATGAGTTTGCTCGTATGAAAATCTCTTCAAAAGGAAGCGTATTTGACCTTATTATCCCTATTGCAGCACTTATTATATTTGCTATCTTATCAATGCTTTATATTGGTGGTTACTTTGAAGGTGGTATGACGCTGGCAGAGGGCTTTGGAAATACAGATGCAGGTATTGCACTTGCTATTGCCGGTTTTGGCGCCCTTGTTGTTGCTTTTATTCTTTTTGTACCACGTCAAATTTTAGATTTTAAAGAGTTTATGGAAGGGATTACAATAGGGGTTAAATCCATGGTAGGAGCCTTTATTATTTTAACATTGGCGTGGACTATTAGTGGGGTATGTAGAGACTTATTAGGCACAGGTGAGTTTGTAGGTGAGTTGGTAAGACAATCTCATATGCCAGCGGCTCTTATTCCTGCCATTGTTTTCCTTGTGGCAGGGGCTTTAGCTTTTGCTATGGGAACATCATGGGGAACTTTCGGTATACTGATTCCTATTGTTACCATGGTTTGTGGTTCCGTTGCACCAGAGCTTGTAACAGCAGCGCTTGCCGCTACACTAGCTGGAGCTGTATTTGGAGATCATTGTTCCCCTATTTCAGATACAACAATTCTTTCTTCGACGGGAGCTGGCTGTAAACATATTGATCACGTTTCATCACAAATTCCGTATACTTTAGTGGTAGCAGCATGTTGTTTTGTAGGTTATTTAATAGCAGGGTTTACAGCTAATGTGTGGTTAACACTTGGAAGCTCTATTGCATTATTAGGTATTATTCTTGCTATATTAAGTAGAAGAAATAAAAAATAA